The Candidatus Fukatsuia endosymbiont of Tuberolachnus salignus nucleotide sequence GCAGTGTCCAGTTTGGACCATAATCTTTTAAGTCTCCCTCACTTCTCATATAGGAATAATTAGCCAAAGCGACATTTGCAATCAATTCGCCCAATTCGCCCTCCTGTAATTGAAAATTGCTTGTCGATACAACCGTTAGACCAGGCGGTGTTAAGTTTATATTTTGATTACCAATACTCTCAATATTCCTTAGGCTAGCAGGAAGACGAGGAAGAAGTTGATTAGTTGAGGTATTGCCGGGGGGCTGGGGTTGAAAAGAACAACTAGGTGATTGATGCATTTTAATCTCTTTTAATTCAATATGATATAAGATATGATAATATCCAATCTAGCATACTACATGCAATATAATTCACGCTAAATGATGTTGCAGTGTCCGATGCCTCACCACTTTCACCGTACGCTCTTGCCAATACCCGCCGTAAGGCACGCGCTGGCTGGGTTTACCATACAGATGATGCAGTAACATGCCGTCTGCCAGCAAAATTCCCGCATGATTGGCGACCGGTGCGGATACCTGCATCATCACTACATCACCTGGCTGGTATTCTCCGCTAAATTCACGAAATCCACATTGATACCAATTATCCAGATACCTGTTTTCCTGACCTGATTCCCACCAAGGGTGATCTACCCGATAATCATGCAATTCAATGCCATGCGTCTGGCGAAAATAAGACAGTATCAACCCCCAACAGTCGGTATGCCCAAGGACAAATTCACGCCCTACCAGTGGTAGCTCACCCCGTGGCTGAATGGTGCGCACATCGCCTTCGGGCCAACTGACGATATGCCAGGGCAGTTCGGTATGGTCACATTGTGCTCTGTCCAGCTCCTAGGGTTGACTCGTGGCATCGGGATGACTGTGCACGATCGCCATGACGGTGCCCCAATTTTCGGCCTCCATGTAACCCTGAGGATCGAGATAAAACTGTTCTGTTGGTTTAGCGGCTAAATTGCGGCAAGGAAAATAACGTTCTCGCCGTGATTGCTGTGCGATGACACCACAACACTCAAAAGGATAAGCGGCAGCAGCATGAGCCAGCATCGCCTGTAGCGTTTTTTTACGCATCCTCACCTCTTGATCAGCGCGGAGCCTGGAAACCCGCCAAAAGGTAACGGATTATGTCTGCCGAAACGGTTTTTACATTCCACTAACCGGCCAGTGCATCTGTCCTGGGTCAGATCATCGGTGGGATCACCCTGCTCATCAAAATACTGGCTACCCGCATAATCACAGCCGCTGCCGCTGCGGTAGTCACCACGCATCGCCCAGGTGCACAGCGAATGAATTTGCCGTGTAGGAATTAACAACCCTTGCAAATCCGCCGGGCTGGAGAGGGTAAACTCAACCATCTCGCTGGTTTCCATGGATTTACTGTCAATGGTGTAGACCTGGACTTTTTCTTGTGTCGGATCGTCTTCAGGATTGCCTTGTGGAAAATTACGCGCATCCAGATAATGTTTGAAGGTGTCGTGAATAATCACCTTGGCTTGTACCATGTCGTCAAATTTCAGGCACAGCGCAGTGATGCTGCCATCGAGGTTGGCAACGGTTAATCTGGGCTGTGCTTGTTGTCCATCACTGGCGGTTTCCAGTCCTTCTATCTGTACCGGCCAGGGAGCATATTCCTTACCTTGCCACCAGATGGATTTTGCGTTGAGCTTGGTTTCATCAGCTGCAGCGGTGGTCAGTTCTTCCGGTGTATGGGCTAAGGTATCCGCGTGGAAGCGTAAAATAGTTGCCTGGAACGCCGTGCCATCGACTTCGAACAGACGAATGCGATTGCCTGGCAACAGACGTTGCAGGTCAATGTGGGTTGTCATGGTGTTACTCGCTAGTGGGGTTATGTGCTACTAAGGCTGGAAGGTTTGCTCAAAGGTAAAGCTGATGGACAGGATATTGCCACCTAAGGGAGTGACTCTGATGGAATCTGCTGCCACGCGGTAGAGACCCAGCACCCCATAGGGTGGCGTCCATAAGCAAGATTGTGTGCAGTGCTGGCGAATAAAGGTGAGTAACGGCAGCATGTTTTTTTCAGTGCCCTGAAAGGTTAGCGGCCAAGATTGGCTTTCGGGATTGATTCCGTCGCCCGCAACCTGTTTGTAGCCATCACCGAACTGCGCCACCCTGACGCGATGTAAAAAACTGCCCTCCGGGGTACCCTGAGTACGCCAGGTGAAGGTATCGATTGCCATAATTGTATCCTGATTATTTAATCACCCCCGCCCGTGCATCGCCATCCATAAAGGCGTACCGGGCTTGCTAAGCTGTTCACTGATAGTCGTGGTAATCGCTGTTTTGATTTGTTTTCGCAGGGCAGCGCTATCCTGTGTGCTTGGGCTGGATTGCTGTCCCATCCCTTGATTCAAAATATTAATATCCCCCACGTTGATTGCTACCGCTGTAGCTTTCCCTTGCCTCCCCAATGAAGGGAGGCACGGCGATTTTGTTTGGCGATGACTGACCAAGCCCCCTTCCGCATAACCGCGCATCAGATACCGTCTTGCCCATCATGATGCAAGTGCTATTTTTGTATCGAATGGGATGCCTGATTTCAGCACACCATACGCCAGTTGGAGTAATTTGCGCATTGCCGCACAGACGCCCATTTTACCCCCTTTATGGCGTGATACGAGTCGTTGCCACTGTGCTTTCACTATCGGATTACAAGAAAGGGCAGCCAGAGCGGGCATATACAACGCTTTCCTGAGCTCGGTATGACCCCGTTTTGATAGGCGGCTCCGTCCTTTAAATAAACCTGATTCACAAAGTTTTGGGTTAAGCCCGGCATAGGCCACCACTGCCTTACTGTTAGTGAATTTTGACACATTACCCACATACGCCAGCAAACTGGCACTTAGTATTTCACCGATACCAGGAATACTCTCCAGCAACGCTTTATTTTTCTTTAAGTCAGGATCGTTATCGATATGGTTTTTTATTTTTTCTTTGGTGGCCTGGATTTGTTGTTTAAGTGCAGAAATGATTTCAAGCAGTGAGGATTGAACGACATCGTCAGCCACTGATTGCCGATTTTCTTGCATTTGCCTCATTTCCTCTAAACTCTTTAGATGGCGTACTAGCGCGGTTAATTGACGTTCGCTCAAGGGAGGAGGAGTCCAGAGGACAGGTGTATGCAGTGCGCAGTAGCGCACTATCATTTTTGCATCCCCCTGATCCGTCTTGTTCCGACTCAGTTCACTCTCACCAAAGGCATGAATACGTGATGGGTTTTCTAGGCTGACGTCAATGCCATTATCAACTAAGAACATAGCCAGTGGAACACTGTAACTCCCTGTGGCTTCGAGACAAATATGACAATCCCCGTAAGGGATAAGCCATTTCAGTAGTTGGCTAAATCCAGAGGGGGTATTCGGGAATGCTTTTGTTTTATACTTTTTTCTCTCTACCCACACTGCAACATCGAATTTTAATTTGGCAACATCAATACCCACTGCGGTCTTGTCCATGGCTGATTCTCCCATGAAAAACAGATAATTAAATGATCGCCCCGACCTTCCTTATAAATACGTGCTCTTAGCACAAGATACCGTTCGGTCTTACAGGCGACGATAAATATGTCACCGGGGTTTTATCTGACTGCACAAGCTTTAAGCCTAAGGGCGCAAACAA carries:
- a CDS encoding phage minor tail protein L, which produces MTTHIDLQRLLPGNRIRLFEVDGTAFQATILRFHADTLAHTPEELTTAAADETKLNAKSIWWQGKEYAPWPVQIEGLETASDGQQAQPRLTVANLDGSITALCLKFDDMVQAKVIIHDTFKHYLDARNFPQGNPEDDPTQEKVQVYTIDSKSMETSEMVEFTLSSPADLQGLLIPTRQIHSLCTWAMRGDYRSGSGCDYAGSQYFDEQGDPTDDLTQDRCTGRLVECKNRFGRHNPLPFGGFPGSALIKR
- a CDS encoding phage tail protein; amino-acid sequence: MAIDTFTWRTQGTPEGSFLHRVRVAQFGDGYKQVAGDGINPESQSWPLTFQGTEKNMLPLLTFIRQHCTQSCLWTPPYGVLGLYRVAADSIRVTPLGGNILSISFTFEQTFQP
- a CDS encoding IS110 family transposase, coding for MGESAMDKTAVGIDVAKLKFDVAVWVERKKYKTKAFPNTPSGFSQLLKWLIPYGDCHICLEATGSYSVPLAMFLVDNGIDVSLENPSRIHAFGESELSRNKTDQGDAKMIVRYCALHTPVLWTPPPLSERQLTALVRHLKSLEEMRQMQENRQSVADDVVQSSLLEIISALKQQIQATKEKIKNHIDNDPDLKKNKALLESIPGIGEILSASLLAYVGNVSKFTNSKAVVAYAGLNPKLCESGLFKGRSRLSKRGHTELRKALYMPALAALSCNPIVKAQWQRLVSRHKGGKMGVCAAMRKLLQLAYGVLKSGIPFDTKIALAS